One Rosa chinensis cultivar Old Blush chromosome 3, RchiOBHm-V2, whole genome shotgun sequence DNA window includes the following coding sequences:
- the LOC112192133 gene encoding probable UDP-N-acetylglucosamine--peptide N-acetylglucosaminyltransferase SPINDLY isoform X2: protein MAWTDKDGCNGKEGDPVVENGFLNCSQPSPSTSGSLLAGATPEGGKSFEVKETISYANILRSRNKFSDALSLYETVLDKDARNVEAHIGKGICLQMKNMGRLAFDSFTEAIKLDSENACALTHCGILYKDEGRLREAAESYQKALNADPSYKPAAECLAIVLTDLGTSLKLAGNTQDGLQKYYEALKTDPHYAPAYYNLGVVYSEMMQFDTALTCYEKAALERPMYAEAYCNMGVIYKNRGDLESAIACYERCLAVSPNFEIAKNNMAIALTDLGTKVKLEGDIDQGIAYYKKALYYNWHYADAMYNLGVAYGEMLKFDMAIVFYELAFHFNPHCAEACNNLGVIYKDRDNLDKAVECYQMALSIKPNFSQSLNNLGVVYTVQGKMDAAASMIEKAIIANPTYAEAYNNLGVLYRDAGNISLAIDAYEQCLKIDPDSRNAGQNRLLAMNYIHEGQDDKLFVAHRDWGRRFMRLFSQHTSWDNLKDPERPLVIGYVSPDYFTHSVSYFIEAPLAHHEYAKYKVVVYSAVVKADAKTIRFRDKVLKKGGIWRDIYGIDEKKVASIVREDKIDILVELTGHTANNKLGTMACRPAPVQVTWIGYPNTTGLPAIDYRITDSLADSPDSKQKHVEQLVRLPECFLCYTPSPEAGPVSPTPALSNGFITFGSFNNLAKITPKVLQVWARILSAIPNSRLVVKCKPFSCDSVRERFLSTLEQLGLEPLRVDLLPLILLNYDHMQAYSLMDIRAILLGKSRKNTDGKSTLSLEVV from the exons ATGGCTTGGACGGATAAGGATGGTTGTAATGGGAAAGAAGGGGACCCAGTTGTAGAGAATGGATTCTTGAACTGTTCGCAGCCTTCTCCTAGTACCAGTGGCTCTCTTCTTGCTGGTGCAACTCCCGAAGGGGGGAAGAGTTTTGAAGTGAAAGAGACGATTTCTTATGCCAACATTCTTCGTTCAAGGAACAAGTTTTCTGATGCTCTTAGTCTTTATGAGACTGTGTTGGACAAAGATGCCAGAAATGTGGAAGCTCATATTGGGAAAGGAATATGCTTGCAAATGAAGAATATGGGAAGGCTTGCTTTTGACAGTTTCACGGAGGCCATCAAGTTGGACTCAGAGAATGCATGTGCCCTCACGCATTGTGGTATTTTGTACAAAGATGAGGGCCGCCTAAGGGAGGCTGCTGAG TCGTATCAAAAGGCTCTGAATGCAGACCCTTCATACAAACCCGCTGCTGAATGCCTAGCCATTGTATTAACAGATCTTGGAACTAGTTTAAAGCTTGCTGGCAACACTCAAGATGGATTGCAGAAGTATTATGAAGCTTTGAAGACAGATCCACACTATGCT CCTGCTTATTATAACCTTGGTGTTGTCTACTCTGAAATGATGCAATTTGACACGGCGCTTACTTGCTATGAGAAGGCTGCATTGGAGAGGCCGATGTATGCTGAAGCATATTGCAACATGGGCGTTATTTACAAAAATCGTGGCGACTTGGAGTCTGCTATTGCTTGTTACGAGAG GTGTCTAGCTGTTTCGCCAAATTTTGAGATTGCAAAGAATAATATGGCAATAGCCTTGACAGATTTAGGAACAAAg GTTAAATTGGAGGGAGATATCGATCAAGGCATAGCATATTACAAGAAGGCTTTGTATTATAACTGGCACTATGCTGATGCTATGTACAATCTTGGGGTTGCTTATGGTGAAATGCTTAAGTTTGACATg GCAATTGTGTTCTATGAACTTGCTTTCCACTTCAATCCCCATTGTGCAGAGGCGTGCAATAATTTGGGAGTAATATACAAAGACAGAGACAACCTTGATAAAGCAGTGGAGTGTTATCAG ATGGCTTTGTCAATCAAACCAAACTTCTCACAGTCATTGAACAATCTTGGAGTTGTCTACACTGTTCAG GGTAAGATGGATGCTGCTGCAAGCATGATTGAGAAagctataattgcaaatcccACATATGCAGAAGCATATAACAACCTag gGGTTCTTTACAGAGATGCTGGCAATATTTCTCTGGCTATTGATGCATATGAGCAATGCCTTAAAATAGATCCTGATTCACGAAATGCAGGCCAG AACCGGTTGCTTGCAATGAACTACATTCATGAAGGACAAGATGATAAACTTTTTGTGGCTCACAG GGACTGGGGTAGACGTTTTATGAGGCTATTCTCACAGCACACTTCTTGGGACAATCTAAAAGATCCGGAACGTCCCTTAGTGATTGGATATGTATCTCCCGATTATTTTACTCACTCTGTATCATATTTTATAGAAGCTCCTCTTGCCCACCATGAATATGCAAAATACAAAGTGGTTGTTTATTCTGCAGTTGTGAAG GCAGATGCTAAGACTATCAGGTTTAGGGACaaagtcttgaaaaagggtggGATCTGGAGAGATATTTATGGGATTGATGAAAAAAAAGTCGCAAGCATTGTTAGGGAAGATAAGATTGATATCTTGGTGGAACTTACTGGTCATACTGCTAACAACAAGTTGGGAACAATGGCATGCCGGCCTGCACCTGTTCAG GTTACTTGGATTGGTTACCCAAACACAACTGGTTTGCCAGCAATTGATTATAGAATCACAGATTCACTGGCAGATTCTCCTGATTCAAAGCAGAA GCATGTTGAGCAGCTAGTTCGATTACCAGAATGCTTCCTTTGTTATACACCTTCCCCTGAGGCAGGGCCTGTTTCCCCTACTCCAGCTCTTTCCAATGGCTTTATTACATTTGGAAGTTTTAATAATCTCGCAAAG ATCACACCAAAAGTGCTGCAAGTTTGGGCAAGAATTCTCTCAGCAATTCCAAATTCTCGCCTTGTAGTAAAATGTAAGCCCTTTAGTTGCGATAGTGTGAGAGAGAGATTTCTTTCAACATTGGAGCAGCTGGGGTTGGAACCACTACGTGTTGATCTTCTGCCTCTAATTTTACTCAATTACGATCATATGCAAGCATATTCTCTCATGGACATTAG GGCTATATTGTTGGGAAAATCCAGAAAGAATACAGATGGAAAGAGTACCTTATCCTTAGAAGTGGTGTAG
- the LOC112192133 gene encoding probable UDP-N-acetylglucosamine--peptide N-acetylglucosaminyltransferase SPINDLY isoform X1, giving the protein MAWTDKDGCNGKEGDPVVENGFLNCSQPSPSTSGSLLAGATPEGGKSFEVKETISYANILRSRNKFSDALSLYETVLDKDARNVEAHIGKGICLQMKNMGRLAFDSFTEAIKLDSENACALTHCGILYKDEGRLREAAESYQKALNADPSYKPAAECLAIVLTDLGTSLKLAGNTQDGLQKYYEALKTDPHYAPAYYNLGVVYSEMMQFDTALTCYEKAALERPMYAEAYCNMGVIYKNRGDLESAIACYERCLAVSPNFEIAKNNMAIALTDLGTKVKLEGDIDQGIAYYKKALYYNWHYADAMYNLGVAYGEMLKFDMAIVFYELAFHFNPHCAEACNNLGVIYKDRDNLDKAVECYQMALSIKPNFSQSLNNLGVVYTVQGKMDAAASMIEKAIIANPTYAEAYNNLGVLYRDAGNISLAIDAYEQCLKIDPDSRNAGQNRLLAMNYIHEGQDDKLFVAHRDWGRRFMRLFSQHTSWDNLKDPERPLVIGYVSPDYFTHSVSYFIEAPLAHHEYAKYKVVVYSAVVKADAKTIRFRDKVLKKGGIWRDIYGIDEKKVASIVREDKIDILVELTGHTANNKLGTMACRPAPVQVTWIGYPNTTGLPAIDYRITDSLADSPDSKQKHVEQLVRLPECFLCYTPSPEAGPVSPTPALSNGFITFGSFNNLAKITPKVLQVWARILSAIPNSRLVVKCKPFSCDSVRERFLSTLEQLGLEPLRVDLLPLILLNYDHMQAYSLMDISLDTFPYAGTTTTCESLYMGVPCVTMAGSVHAHNVGVSILSTVGLGNLIAKNEEEYVQLAVQLASDITALSNLRMSLRDLMSRSPVCDGPKFTLGLESAYRNMWGRYCKGDVPSQRHMEILQQEVTPEEPTTKIAEPIRITESGFPASIKSNGFNPCPTPMANLSSSEENGV; this is encoded by the exons ATGGCTTGGACGGATAAGGATGGTTGTAATGGGAAAGAAGGGGACCCAGTTGTAGAGAATGGATTCTTGAACTGTTCGCAGCCTTCTCCTAGTACCAGTGGCTCTCTTCTTGCTGGTGCAACTCCCGAAGGGGGGAAGAGTTTTGAAGTGAAAGAGACGATTTCTTATGCCAACATTCTTCGTTCAAGGAACAAGTTTTCTGATGCTCTTAGTCTTTATGAGACTGTGTTGGACAAAGATGCCAGAAATGTGGAAGCTCATATTGGGAAAGGAATATGCTTGCAAATGAAGAATATGGGAAGGCTTGCTTTTGACAGTTTCACGGAGGCCATCAAGTTGGACTCAGAGAATGCATGTGCCCTCACGCATTGTGGTATTTTGTACAAAGATGAGGGCCGCCTAAGGGAGGCTGCTGAG TCGTATCAAAAGGCTCTGAATGCAGACCCTTCATACAAACCCGCTGCTGAATGCCTAGCCATTGTATTAACAGATCTTGGAACTAGTTTAAAGCTTGCTGGCAACACTCAAGATGGATTGCAGAAGTATTATGAAGCTTTGAAGACAGATCCACACTATGCT CCTGCTTATTATAACCTTGGTGTTGTCTACTCTGAAATGATGCAATTTGACACGGCGCTTACTTGCTATGAGAAGGCTGCATTGGAGAGGCCGATGTATGCTGAAGCATATTGCAACATGGGCGTTATTTACAAAAATCGTGGCGACTTGGAGTCTGCTATTGCTTGTTACGAGAG GTGTCTAGCTGTTTCGCCAAATTTTGAGATTGCAAAGAATAATATGGCAATAGCCTTGACAGATTTAGGAACAAAg GTTAAATTGGAGGGAGATATCGATCAAGGCATAGCATATTACAAGAAGGCTTTGTATTATAACTGGCACTATGCTGATGCTATGTACAATCTTGGGGTTGCTTATGGTGAAATGCTTAAGTTTGACATg GCAATTGTGTTCTATGAACTTGCTTTCCACTTCAATCCCCATTGTGCAGAGGCGTGCAATAATTTGGGAGTAATATACAAAGACAGAGACAACCTTGATAAAGCAGTGGAGTGTTATCAG ATGGCTTTGTCAATCAAACCAAACTTCTCACAGTCATTGAACAATCTTGGAGTTGTCTACACTGTTCAG GGTAAGATGGATGCTGCTGCAAGCATGATTGAGAAagctataattgcaaatcccACATATGCAGAAGCATATAACAACCTag gGGTTCTTTACAGAGATGCTGGCAATATTTCTCTGGCTATTGATGCATATGAGCAATGCCTTAAAATAGATCCTGATTCACGAAATGCAGGCCAG AACCGGTTGCTTGCAATGAACTACATTCATGAAGGACAAGATGATAAACTTTTTGTGGCTCACAG GGACTGGGGTAGACGTTTTATGAGGCTATTCTCACAGCACACTTCTTGGGACAATCTAAAAGATCCGGAACGTCCCTTAGTGATTGGATATGTATCTCCCGATTATTTTACTCACTCTGTATCATATTTTATAGAAGCTCCTCTTGCCCACCATGAATATGCAAAATACAAAGTGGTTGTTTATTCTGCAGTTGTGAAG GCAGATGCTAAGACTATCAGGTTTAGGGACaaagtcttgaaaaagggtggGATCTGGAGAGATATTTATGGGATTGATGAAAAAAAAGTCGCAAGCATTGTTAGGGAAGATAAGATTGATATCTTGGTGGAACTTACTGGTCATACTGCTAACAACAAGTTGGGAACAATGGCATGCCGGCCTGCACCTGTTCAG GTTACTTGGATTGGTTACCCAAACACAACTGGTTTGCCAGCAATTGATTATAGAATCACAGATTCACTGGCAGATTCTCCTGATTCAAAGCAGAA GCATGTTGAGCAGCTAGTTCGATTACCAGAATGCTTCCTTTGTTATACACCTTCCCCTGAGGCAGGGCCTGTTTCCCCTACTCCAGCTCTTTCCAATGGCTTTATTACATTTGGAAGTTTTAATAATCTCGCAAAG ATCACACCAAAAGTGCTGCAAGTTTGGGCAAGAATTCTCTCAGCAATTCCAAATTCTCGCCTTGTAGTAAAATGTAAGCCCTTTAGTTGCGATAGTGTGAGAGAGAGATTTCTTTCAACATTGGAGCAGCTGGGGTTGGAACCACTACGTGTTGATCTTCTGCCTCTAATTTTACTCAATTACGATCATATGCAAGCATATTCTCTCATGGACATTAG TTTGGATACTTTTCCTTATGCTGGAACAACCACGACATGTGAATCTTTATATATGGGCGTTCCATGTGTTACTATGGCTGGTTCAGTACATGCACACAATGTTGGTGTCAGTATTCTCAGCACAGTGG GATTGGGAAACCTTATTGCTAAAAATGAGGAAGAATATGTTCAGTTGGCTGTGCAGTTGGCCTCTGACATAACAGCACTTTCAAATCTGAGGATGAGTCTGCGAGACCTCATGTCCAGGTCGCCTGTCTGTGATGGACCAAAGTTTACCCTTGGGCTGGAGTCGGCATACAGGAACATGTGGGGCAGGTACTGCAAAGGTGATGTGCCATCACAACGGCACATGGAAATACTACAACAGGAGGTAACCCCTGAAGAGCCAACTACCAAAATTGCTGAACCAATAAGGATTACCGAATCAGGTTTTCCTGCATCGATCAAGTCCAACGGATTTAATCCTTGTCCAACACCTATGGCTAATCTCTCTTCTAGTGAAGAAAATGGAGTCTGA